The Paenibacillus spongiae nucleotide sequence ATCGATTATATCGCGAAGGTTGAGCTGCAGCAGGAAATGTGCGGACCCGTACTGGAACGGATTACGAACCGCATCAAGGCGGACCGGTCGAATGCGGCCCAGCCGGCCGGCGAGTCTCCTTCCACAGCGGAGAACGTCCGGCAGTCGGAAATTCGGATGTTCTATGGCGGCGGAAACACAGGCGGGAATCATGAGGCAGCGATATCGGAAGATCGCGGCGATGAGCCCATGCGCTATGATGAGTCGGATATTCGGAAGCTTCGCGACCGGATTTCCTCTCTGCAGTGGATTGTAGACGACGCTTTATTCCGCCAAACGATGGAAGAATTGGCGGAGCTGCGACTGCCTGCGTCGAAGGTTGAAGGGCTGTTTAATTTCGCCGTCTCCAAGTGGGAGATGTTTTCTGCCATTCCGTCGCTCTCTCGCTTGGGAAGCATGCGAGTCTGGGATGATTGGATCGACTGGATTCATGAGACGCGCACAATGCTGCAAGGACAAATCAAGCATTCGTCCTATTCCAATGAAGTCAGCTCCAGCATCTTGAAGGCCGTCGAAATCATTCATCGGGATATTGCCCATGAGCTGCGGCTGAAGGACGTCGCAAGCGACGTTCATTTGAGTCCGAGTTACTTTAGTCAGTGCTTCCGCGATATTATGGGAAGTTATTTCAACGATTATGTGCGCCAGGCGAGAATGTCGCGCGCCCAGACGTTATTAAAAGAAACGAAGAAGCCGGTTTATTGGATCGCGGCCCAAATCGGTTATCCAAACGAGAAATATTTCAGCAAAGTATTTCGCGAGCATACCGGAATGCTGCCCAGCGAATACAGGACTAATAACACATAACAGCAAGCCGAAGGTATACATTTGGTTGCATGGATAGGGTTCATTTGATTTACAACCGCATAGGGCAGCGCAAAGAATGGAGCAATTCGATACCTCGGCGGCAATCGGATTGCTCCTTCGAGGCTCAAGGAATGAATTACAATCGAATTGCAAACGATTAGCCAAAGAGAGAGGGGCACATCAATGAAACGCTTGAAGCTAGGATTTATGTCAGTACTGCTGTTAGCGGTCGTAGTTGTTAGCGCTTGCAGCAATGCTGCGCCGGAGAAGGAAGAGAACGGCGGAGAGAAAGCCGCCGAAACGCTCGTGAACGGGAAAATGGTCGAACCGGTTACGATGACCATCGCGAAGTCGGTGAATCCGAACGATAACTCGCTGCCGGAAGGAGATACGGTCGACAATAATGCCTTCACGCGGCTCTTGAAAGAAAAGACAAACGTTGAATTCAAGGCTACGCTGACCGGGGCTGCAGGGGATGCATACAATCAGAAGCTTCAAGTCGCAATCGCCAGTGACGATATTCCGGATGTGATGCTGGTAACGGAGAGCCAGCTGAAGCAGCTGGTCGACTCGGACATGCTGGAGGATTTGACGGATGTTTACAATAAATATGCGAACGACTGGTTCCGCGAGGTTTACAAGAGCGGTAACGACCAGGCTTTGAAAAATGCGACATTCGACGGGAAATTGATGGCTATTCCGGGAGCCGTGTTCGAAAGCGATTCGATTCAGCTGCTGTGGATCCGCAAGGATTGGCTGGATAAGCTCGGACTGGAAGTTCCCAAGACGCTTGAGGATATCGAGAAGGTAGCGAAAGCGTTCATCGAGAAGGATCCGGACGGCAACGGGAAGCCGGACACGGTTGGCCTGACTGGAATTCCTGGACTGGTCGGCGTTACGCATGGCTTCGATAGCATATTCAGCGCCTTCCATGCTTACCCGGATTTCTGGATCAAGGACGCATCCGGCAAAGTCGTGCACGGATCGACCGCGCCTGAGACGAAACAAGCCCTGGAGCTGCTCCGCAAGTGGTATGAGGGCGGCATTATCGAGAAAGAGTTTGCTCTGCGGAAAGATCCGAACGAGCTCGTCGTCGGCGGCAAAGCCGGCATGCATTTCGGCGAATGGTGGACGCCATGGGGATTCGGAACGCAAGCGGTGAAGGTCGATCCGAAGGCGGATTGGCAGGCTTATCCGGTTCCGCTCGACAAGGAAGGCACGTTTAACGGAAAAATGGTGCAAATTTCGCCAACCTATGCGGTTGTCAAAAAAGGCTACAAGTACCCTGAAGCTTTGATGGCGGTTCTGAACGCATCCGCTACCGATGCGGAATTCCAGAATATAAGCAACTCGATCAATCCGGGCCATATGCCGGTACGTCTGGTTACGGACTGGGCGGATGCCGTGACGAGAAGAACGGCGAACTTCCAACAGTATTTGGGCGGCAATACGGACACGAGCAGCTTCGATATCGAAGCGACGCGCCTGCTTGACGCCATCAAGAGCTACAGCGAGAAAGGGACTGCCGATCTCGACAGCTACGGTCCGGCGCATTCCTACCTGGTTGGCGGAGGAGCGCTTCTTCAGCCAATGAACAAAGTGCGCAATCTCTACTACTCGCAGACGAAGACGATGGAAGCGAAATGGACCAGCATTACGAAAGTGCAGAACGAAACGTTCCTGAAAATCATTATGGGCAGCGCGCCTCTGGAAGCGTTCGACGAATATGTAACGCAATTTGACAAGCTGGGCGGCAATGTGATCGCCAAAGAAGTCGAAGAAGCAATCAGCAAGTAATCAAGACGAAGGCAGCGGCGCCGGATCGATCCGGCGCCGTATTTAATCCAAACAGGTCGGCGGTGAATTCATGAAGAAGAATTTGAACGTTCTGCATTACCATATCATGCTGATGCCGGGAATTATTTTTTTGATCCTGTTCAGCATTGTGCCGATGTATGGGATTCTGATCGCATTTAAAGATTTCAAACCGGGGAGAGGGATATGGGGCTCCGAATGGGTAGGCCTGGAGCATTTCCAATTTCTATTTACCCTCCCGGATTCGAAGACGATTTTCTTCAATACCATCTTCATCGCGGTGATGAAGATCATAGCGGGCATCATTGTGCCGCTGACGGTCGCGCTTCTGCTGAATGAAGCGCGCAAACAGTTTTTTAAACGCAGCGTACAGACGTTTATTTATTTGCCTCACTTCTTATCTTGGGTCATATTGGCTAATATCGTG carries:
- a CDS encoding extracellular solute-binding protein, whose protein sequence is MKRLKLGFMSVLLLAVVVVSACSNAAPEKEENGGEKAAETLVNGKMVEPVTMTIAKSVNPNDNSLPEGDTVDNNAFTRLLKEKTNVEFKATLTGAAGDAYNQKLQVAIASDDIPDVMLVTESQLKQLVDSDMLEDLTDVYNKYANDWFREVYKSGNDQALKNATFDGKLMAIPGAVFESDSIQLLWIRKDWLDKLGLEVPKTLEDIEKVAKAFIEKDPDGNGKPDTVGLTGIPGLVGVTHGFDSIFSAFHAYPDFWIKDASGKVVHGSTAPETKQALELLRKWYEGGIIEKEFALRKDPNELVVGGKAGMHFGEWWTPWGFGTQAVKVDPKADWQAYPVPLDKEGTFNGKMVQISPTYAVVKKGYKYPEALMAVLNASATDAEFQNISNSINPGHMPVRLVTDWADAVTRRTANFQQYLGGNTDTSSFDIEATRLLDAIKSYSEKGTADLDSYGPAHSYLVGGGALLQPMNKVRNLYYSQTKTMEAKWTSITKVQNETFLKIIMGSAPLEAFDEYVTQFDKLGGNVIAKEVEEAISK
- a CDS encoding response regulator transcription factor — encoded protein: MNVLIVEDDHLVRKGLMVMMPWAEYGLNIAGEASNGEEAVMFLREHDVDLLITDLIMPKMSGIDLLRYVRVHFPRISTVVLTFHQDFEYVQEALRLGAIDYIAKVELQQEMCGPVLERITNRIKADRSNAAQPAGESPSTAENVRQSEIRMFYGGGNTGGNHEAAISEDRGDEPMRYDESDIRKLRDRISSLQWIVDDALFRQTMEELAELRLPASKVEGLFNFAVSKWEMFSAIPSLSRLGSMRVWDDWIDWIHETRTMLQGQIKHSSYSNEVSSSILKAVEIIHRDIAHELRLKDVASDVHLSPSYFSQCFRDIMGSYFNDYVRQARMSRAQTLLKETKKPVYWIAAQIGYPNEKYFSKVFREHTGMLPSEYRTNNT